The proteins below are encoded in one region of Elusimicrobiaceae bacterium:
- a CDS encoding acyl-CoA dehydrogenase family protein, producing MAKNDLITRNLMLDSLKQYAKNRISHEFLREYDAKNEIPLQILKEMYDHDILGVHLLLIPEEYGGLGGQTTEIYRVCEQLARIDLGIATGVFATFLGSDPINVGGTPEQKAKWFQKIAHENKLVAYGATEADAGSDLVSLRTRADRVEKDGKIVGYKITGSKMWISNGGVADIYTVLALAPGGPSWFIVEKGTPGFTQDAHEDKHGIRLSNTAGLAFDEVYVPAENLIGLEEGKGFLQAQAVFGYTRLMVAAFGLGGGEEAVETALMYAQQRIQAGGPLSEKQGFMLKLITPHYVRFEAARAYIDWTAKQLEVNNHGLATEGAIAKLYATESGNKAAEDAIQAMGGFGYTKEFAVEKIKRDVKITCIYEGTSEVLEMTIFRGRWQEHLKSRGQYYIKQAEEFEALHTQHPDVGADSVALGFRALARVLEDCRLQKLTRHQYITFMLGDLISEAEVAAVFARQCAEGKVTEGSRFDLNTLKIMSRVNARLSAFKVATEGMKLILGVGAASAQDLSQAVNLVGIEEKMTGIIEDEDLVSAKLRETFKA from the coding sequence ATGGCAAAAAATGACCTGATTACTAGGAACCTGATGTTGGACAGTTTGAAGCAATATGCCAAGAACAGGATTTCCCACGAGTTTCTCCGCGAGTATGATGCGAAGAACGAAATTCCCTTGCAGATTTTGAAAGAGATGTATGACCATGATATTTTGGGTGTACACCTTTTGCTTATTCCGGAAGAATATGGCGGTTTGGGTGGCCAAACTACCGAAATCTATCGCGTTTGTGAGCAGTTGGCGCGTATTGATTTGGGTATTGCCACCGGTGTGTTTGCCACGTTTTTGGGCAGTGACCCGATTAACGTCGGCGGTACGCCGGAACAAAAAGCCAAATGGTTTCAAAAAATCGCCCATGAAAACAAATTGGTCGCTTACGGTGCCACAGAAGCCGATGCCGGCTCTGACTTAGTCTCCTTGCGCACTCGTGCTGACCGTGTGGAAAAAGACGGTAAAATTGTCGGTTATAAAATTACCGGTAGTAAAATGTGGATTTCCAACGGAGGCGTGGCCGATATTTATACGGTGCTAGCCTTAGCTCCCGGTGGTCCGAGTTGGTTTATCGTAGAAAAGGGTACTCCCGGCTTTACCCAAGATGCCCATGAAGATAAACACGGTATCCGTTTGTCCAATACGGCGGGACTTGCTTTTGACGAAGTCTATGTGCCGGCCGAAAATTTAATTGGTTTGGAAGAAGGTAAAGGATTCTTGCAGGCACAGGCGGTATTTGGTTATACTCGCTTGATGGTAGCTGCGTTTGGTTTGGGCGGTGGTGAAGAAGCGGTGGAAACCGCTTTAATGTATGCTCAACAGCGCATTCAAGCCGGCGGTCCTCTTTCTGAAAAACAGGGCTTCATGTTAAAACTTATTACCCCTCACTATGTACGTTTTGAAGCCGCGCGTGCCTATATTGATTGGACGGCCAAACAATTAGAAGTCAATAATCATGGCTTAGCCACCGAAGGTGCTATTGCTAAACTTTATGCTACTGAATCCGGCAACAAAGCCGCCGAAGATGCCATTCAAGCGATGGGTGGTTTCGGTTATACCAAAGAATTTGCTGTTGAGAAAATTAAACGTGACGTAAAGATTACCTGCATTTATGAAGGCACCAGCGAAGTGTTGGAGATGACCATCTTCCGCGGACGCTGGCAGGAGCACCTCAAAAGTCGCGGTCAATACTATATTAAACAAGCTGAAGAATTTGAAGCCTTGCATACGCAACACCCCGATGTTGGTGCCGATAGTGTGGCTTTAGGTTTTAGAGCATTGGCCCGCGTATTGGAAGATTGCCGCTTGCAAAAATTGACCCGTCACCAATATATTACCTTTATGTTGGGTGATTTGATCAGTGAAGCAGAAGTAGCGGCTGTTTTTGCTCGCCAATGTGCTGAAGGCAAAGTGACAGAAGGAAGCCGCTTTGACTTAAATACCTTAAAAATCATGTCTCGCGTCAATGCCCGCTTGAGTGCTTTTAAAGTGGCTACCGAAGGCATGAAACTGATTTTGGGTGTGGGTGCAGCCTCTGCGCAAGACCTTTCCCAAGCGGTCAATTTAGTCGGTATTGAAGAAAAAATGACCGGCATTATTGAAGATGAAGATTTGGTATCTGCCAAACTCAGAGAAACTTTTAAAGCATAA
- a CDS encoding phosphatidate cytidylyltransferase, whose translation MLLPRILTAVIGVPVILAAIHFGGLVYMAFVACVIALCLYEYGLVLRSGKKPVHMFSLVFFGLLMAVVAIAGRTEIPSLELPDNLYPFAISVVLFGVLFVEVITPRRSWDRVTNTLTGVFLIPWSLAHLINIRDLQPNGEYLTLFMIVTVWICDTGAYFTGRFLGRHKLNKEVSPKKTWEGSVGGTLLAVGGALLMRHLFLPSLTLQAAVWLGLLVAVVGQVSDLAESVLKRSTGVKDSSNLLPGHGGFLDRFDSYLLLAPVFYYVALYVL comes from the coding sequence ATGTTATTACCGCGTATATTAACTGCCGTTATCGGCGTCCCTGTGATTTTGGCTGCCATTCATTTTGGCGGTCTGGTGTATATGGCTTTTGTGGCCTGTGTCATCGCTTTGTGCTTATATGAGTACGGGTTGGTGTTGCGTTCCGGCAAAAAACCGGTGCATATGTTCTCATTGGTTTTCTTCGGCCTTTTAATGGCGGTGGTAGCCATTGCCGGACGAACGGAAATTCCTTCTTTAGAACTGCCGGATAATCTTTATCCCTTTGCCATCAGTGTTGTTTTGTTTGGTGTTTTGTTTGTGGAAGTCATTACCCCGCGTCGCAGTTGGGACCGCGTCACCAACACCTTAACAGGTGTGTTTTTAATTCCTTGGTCTTTGGCTCACCTTATTAATATACGTGATTTGCAACCCAATGGTGAGTATTTAACCTTATTTATGATTGTGACGGTTTGGATTTGTGATACCGGTGCGTATTTTACAGGTCGTTTTTTAGGCAGACACAAACTGAACAAAGAAGTTAGCCCGAAAAAAACGTGGGAAGGATCTGTCGGAGGTACTTTACTTGCTGTGGGCGGTGCTTTGTTAATGCGTCATTTATTTTTACCGTCTTTAACTTTGCAGGCTGCCGTTTGGTTGGGTCTTTTGGTAGCGGTTGTGGGCCAAGTATCTGATTTAGCCGAATCTGTACTCAAAAGAAGCACCGGTGTTAAAGATTCTTCCAATCTTCTTCCCGGACACGGCGGCTTTTTGGACCGTTTTGACTCCTACTTATTATTAGCTCCCGTATTTTATTACGTGGCTCTGTACGTATTATGA
- a CDS encoding 1-deoxy-D-xylulose-5-phosphate reductoisomerase has product MKNIVILGSTGSIGTSSLSVMEGLGPDYRVLALTANRNAELFLKQVHAFKPRFAAVLDSAAYETLKNQMPQGTQLLPPEMESLTFLASLPSADLIINGLVGAVGFKPLVAAIKAGKTIALANKEPMVMAGKTVMQECRRWNATIIPVDSEPSAMFQCMEGTDANSYDQVNKSISRVFLTASGGPFAKRTDSLDTVTPAEALNPPRWKMGKKITIDSATLMNKGFEAIEIMNLFSLPEEKVQIVIHPQSLIHSAVEYVDGAILAEMSEPDMRIPIQYAITYPKRMPSPVKPLNLFQAQKLEFFEPDFERFPCLELALAAQAKGSIFPAVLSAADEVAVDAFLKEQIRFTDIPKLIYSVLKETYGTSTEHITLNQAAEADAWGREKALANLAEKKYTKAIL; this is encoded by the coding sequence ATGAAAAACATCGTCATTTTAGGCTCTACCGGATCTATCGGTACTTCTTCTTTAAGCGTGATGGAAGGATTAGGGCCGGATTACCGCGTCTTAGCCTTAACCGCTAACCGAAATGCGGAACTTTTTTTAAAGCAAGTTCATGCTTTTAAGCCCCGCTTTGCCGCCGTATTGGATAGCGCCGCTTACGAAACCTTAAAAAATCAAATGCCTCAAGGCACGCAACTTTTACCGCCGGAAATGGAAAGTTTAACTTTTTTGGCTTCTTTGCCTTCGGCTGATTTAATTATTAACGGTTTGGTCGGAGCGGTAGGCTTTAAGCCTTTAGTAGCTGCTATTAAGGCAGGCAAAACCATTGCTTTGGCTAATAAAGAGCCTATGGTGATGGCCGGTAAAACCGTTATGCAAGAATGTCGCCGTTGGAATGCCACCATTATTCCGGTGGATAGCGAACCTTCGGCCATGTTTCAATGTATGGAAGGCACCGATGCCAACAGTTATGACCAAGTAAACAAATCCATTTCTCGTGTGTTTCTCACTGCTTCCGGCGGGCCGTTTGCCAAAAGAACAGACTCTTTAGACACCGTGACACCGGCAGAGGCTTTAAATCCTCCTCGTTGGAAAATGGGTAAAAAAATTACCATAGATTCCGCAACCTTAATGAATAAAGGTTTTGAAGCCATTGAAATTATGAACCTTTTCTCCTTGCCGGAAGAAAAAGTGCAAATTGTTATTCACCCTCAATCTTTAATTCATTCTGCCGTAGAATATGTAGACGGTGCTATCTTGGCCGAAATGAGTGAACCGGATATGCGCATTCCCATCCAGTATGCCATCACCTATCCCAAGCGCATGCCCAGCCCTGTCAAACCGCTTAATTTATTTCAAGCGCAAAAATTAGAATTTTTTGAGCCGGATTTTGAGCGTTTTCCCTGTTTGGAGCTTGCCCTTGCGGCACAAGCAAAAGGAAGTATTTTTCCGGCAGTGCTCAGTGCGGCCGATGAAGTGGCGGTAGATGCCTTTTTAAAAGAGCAAATCCGTTTTACCGATATTCCCAAACTAATCTATAGTGTTTTGAAAGAAACCTATGGTACTTCCACCGAACACATTACCTTAAACCAAGCGGCCGAAGCCGATGCTTGGGGACGGGAAAAGGCTTTGGCTAATTTGGCTGAAAAGAAATACACCAAAGCTATTTTATAA
- a CDS encoding site-2 protease family protein — MLLSALAVIVVLSPIVIIHEFGHFIACRLTGIGVKEFSFGFGKILWHKKSSKGTDFQIRAIPFGGFVEPEGQMFPEDGQTEKPKGNEFGAKKWYAKLFMVVNGAFFNYVLAAFIFSLLIFLRGMPENDPTRLAPVVGEVVAEFPAEKAGLQKMDLITSIDGKNIQNWQELNQALKARQGDLSLTVKRGENALQLSIKDSYFSPENPTIIGIAVHNELKPVGLISAVGLGLYQCWYWSKFSLVSIWQSITHKKAPDLAGPIGIVNIIHQSVHKGWMDFIFLIGMLSLAVGMFNLFPIPILDGGYALVFLWEGLTGKLPSTKMIMRAANVGFYILMILVVYASYSDIKRIFFKPKATIEQTQEKQTPATTQEAVAQEEK, encoded by the coding sequence ATGTTGCTTTCTGCATTAGCCGTTATTGTAGTGCTCAGTCCGATTGTTATTATCCACGAATTTGGGCATTTTATCGCGTGTCGCTTAACCGGCATCGGGGTAAAAGAGTTTTCTTTTGGATTTGGAAAAATTCTTTGGCACAAAAAGTCTTCCAAAGGAACTGATTTTCAAATTCGCGCCATTCCTTTTGGCGGATTTGTAGAGCCGGAAGGACAAATGTTTCCCGAAGATGGTCAAACCGAAAAACCCAAAGGAAACGAATTCGGCGCCAAAAAATGGTATGCCAAATTGTTTATGGTAGTCAATGGGGCATTTTTCAACTATGTATTGGCGGCTTTTATCTTCTCCTTGCTTATTTTTCTGCGTGGTATGCCGGAAAATGACCCGACCAGACTTGCCCCCGTCGTTGGAGAAGTGGTGGCTGAATTTCCGGCTGAAAAAGCAGGCCTGCAAAAAATGGATTTGATTACATCTATTGACGGTAAAAATATTCAAAATTGGCAAGAACTTAATCAAGCCCTCAAAGCCAGACAAGGGGACTTGTCTTTGACGGTTAAACGTGGAGAAAATGCTTTGCAGCTTTCTATTAAAGATTCCTATTTCTCACCAGAAAATCCAACAATCATCGGCATTGCCGTACACAACGAACTCAAACCCGTAGGCTTGATTTCGGCTGTAGGACTTGGCCTGTATCAATGCTGGTACTGGAGCAAATTTTCTCTTGTGTCCATTTGGCAAAGCATCACACATAAAAAAGCACCGGATTTGGCAGGACCTATCGGCATTGTAAACATTATTCATCAATCGGTACACAAAGGTTGGATGGATTTTATTTTCTTAATCGGCATGCTTTCTTTGGCGGTGGGTATGTTTAACTTATTCCCTATTCCTATATTAGATGGCGGATATGCGCTCGTATTTTTGTGGGAAGGCTTGACAGGCAAACTCCCCTCCACCAAAATGATTATGCGTGCAGCCAATGTAGGCTTTTATATTTTAATGATCTTGGTTGTCTATGCGTCTTATTCTGACATTAAACGTATTTTCTTTAAACCCAAAGCAACCATAGAGCAAACCCAAGAAAAGCAAACACCTGCCACAACGCAAGAGGCAGTTGCACAGGAGGAAAAATAA
- the ispG gene encoding flavodoxin-dependent (E)-4-hydroxy-3-methylbut-2-enyl-diphosphate synthase — MYKTRQVQVGPYTLGTGNPVRVQSMCNTDTRDTQATADQINALENAGCEINRVAVPDMQAAQTLGEIKKRIHTPLVADIHFDYKLALEAIKQGVDKVRINPGNIGAIENTKEVVKACADHNVAIRIGVNAGSVKYLKSVSGQVELSDDKWAEVMVNEALEQANILEQLNFKNVVVSLKSDDFARTLKANELFASQSDIPLHIGLTEAGSFLSGTVKSSIALGTLLQKGIGSTIRVSLTEDPALQVRTAYEILKALGMRKYGPNLISCPTCGRTQVDVAGTVRELEKRIYSNKDLLEKATGLKIAVMGCIVNGPGEARDADFGIAGGKGEGLYFEKGETMFKLPQDRWVEFLINKINTWKKEEGK, encoded by the coding sequence ATGTATAAAACCAGACAAGTCCAAGTAGGCCCCTATACTTTAGGTACGGGCAACCCTGTGCGCGTGCAAAGCATGTGCAATACCGATACACGCGATACACAAGCCACTGCTGATCAAATCAATGCTTTAGAAAATGCGGGTTGTGAAATTAACCGCGTAGCCGTACCGGATATGCAAGCGGCCCAAACTTTGGGCGAAATCAAAAAACGCATTCATACCCCCTTGGTGGCAGACATTCACTTTGATTATAAATTGGCTTTAGAGGCCATCAAACAAGGCGTAGACAAAGTACGCATTAATCCCGGCAATATCGGTGCGATTGAAAACACCAAAGAAGTGGTCAAAGCGTGTGCCGACCATAATGTAGCCATTCGCATCGGGGTTAATGCAGGCTCTGTTAAATATTTGAAAAGCGTCTCAGGGCAAGTGGAACTTTCTGATGACAAATGGGCTGAAGTGATGGTTAACGAAGCCTTAGAACAAGCCAATATTTTAGAGCAACTAAATTTCAAAAACGTAGTGGTGTCTTTAAAATCGGACGATTTTGCCCGTACTTTAAAAGCCAATGAACTTTTTGCTTCTCAAAGCGACATTCCCTTACACATCGGGCTGACAGAAGCGGGCAGTTTCCTGAGCGGAACGGTCAAAAGTTCTATTGCTTTAGGCACTCTTTTGCAAAAGGGCATCGGCTCTACCATTCGTGTTTCTCTAACCGAAGACCCTGCCTTGCAAGTACGCACCGCCTATGAAATTTTAAAAGCCTTAGGCATGCGTAAATATGGGCCAAACTTGATTTCCTGCCCTACCTGCGGACGCACGCAAGTAGATGTGGCCGGAACAGTGCGCGAATTGGAAAAGCGCATCTACTCCAACAAAGATTTGTTAGAAAAGGCCACCGGTCTTAAAATTGCGGTGATGGGTTGTATCGTCAACGGACCCGGTGAAGCGCGCGATGCAGATTTTGGCATTGCCGGCGGAAAAGGGGAAGGATTGTATTTTGAAAAAGGCGAAACGATGTTCAAACTCCCGCAAGACCGCTGGGTAGAATTTTTAATCAATAAAATAAATACTTGGAAAAAAGAAGAAGGAAAATAA
- a CDS encoding proline--tRNA ligase, protein MKLSNYYVPTLKEAPKDADNLSAKLMIRAGLIRKMGSGLYEWLPLGFKVLKKVENIVREEMDRAGACEVWLPVVQPKELWSETGRWEHFGNQLLKIEDRKKAEFCVAPTAEEVITDLARKDISSYKQLPVCLYQFGTKFRDEIRPRFGVMRAREFYMKDAYSFAATDEQANEWYQKMHDAYQRVFTRCGFKFKAVEADTGAIGGNFSHEFMVLADNGEDVIADCPSCDYAANTEKAEIKVPEFTINEAEFKEIEKRDTPKAYTVEDVAKMLNVGTDKLIKLLVFTADGEPVVALVRGDHELNEPKLRALLKCTELEKASEEVYTQVTGSPVGFAGPQGLKQRNPKVKIYADNYVKGVVNGVAGGNEFDVHVINVNPSRDIEVDAYCDLKIASEGDCCAKCGAKFNFTRGIEVGHIFKLGTKYSEAMKAEFLTEKQTSEPFIMGCYGIGISRVVAAAIEQSHDENGIIWPEPIAPFNVSLVAIDYDSNPDVKKAADELTAKLENAGLTVLMDDRDERPGVKFKDADLMGLPHRVVISSRTVKESQFEYKHRADKEAVRKNLSDMDTFVAELKK, encoded by the coding sequence ATGAAACTCTCTAACTATTATGTACCTACTTTAAAAGAAGCCCCCAAAGATGCAGACAACCTTTCTGCCAAACTGATGATCCGTGCAGGACTCATTCGCAAAATGGGCAGTGGACTGTATGAATGGTTGCCGTTAGGATTTAAAGTACTTAAAAAAGTAGAAAACATTGTGCGCGAAGAAATGGACCGCGCCGGTGCGTGTGAAGTATGGTTGCCGGTGGTGCAACCCAAAGAACTCTGGAGTGAAACAGGCCGTTGGGAACATTTCGGCAATCAGCTCTTAAAAATTGAAGACCGCAAAAAAGCCGAATTTTGTGTGGCCCCTACCGCCGAAGAAGTAATTACGGATTTAGCCAGAAAAGATATTTCCTCTTACAAACAACTTCCCGTTTGTTTGTATCAGTTCGGCACCAAATTTCGCGACGAAATTCGCCCTCGCTTTGGCGTGATGCGTGCACGCGAATTTTATATGAAAGATGCTTATTCTTTTGCTGCTACTGATGAGCAAGCCAATGAGTGGTACCAGAAAATGCATGATGCTTATCAGCGCGTTTTCACACGTTGCGGTTTTAAATTCAAAGCCGTAGAAGCCGATACCGGTGCCATTGGCGGTAATTTCTCTCATGAATTTATGGTATTGGCCGACAATGGCGAAGATGTTATTGCCGATTGTCCGTCCTGCGATTATGCCGCCAACACCGAAAAAGCGGAAATTAAAGTTCCTGAGTTTACTATAAATGAAGCAGAATTTAAAGAAATAGAAAAAAGAGATACCCCCAAAGCCTATACCGTAGAAGACGTAGCCAAGATGCTAAACGTCGGTACGGATAAATTAATCAAACTGTTGGTCTTTACCGCTGACGGCGAACCGGTGGTGGCTTTAGTGCGCGGTGATCATGAACTTAATGAACCCAAATTGCGCGCTCTTTTGAAATGCACCGAACTTGAAAAAGCCAGTGAAGAAGTTTATACCCAAGTGACGGGCTCTCCCGTAGGTTTTGCCGGTCCGCAAGGGCTGAAACAACGCAATCCAAAAGTAAAAATTTATGCTGACAATTATGTCAAAGGCGTAGTCAACGGTGTGGCCGGCGGCAACGAATTTGACGTACACGTTATCAATGTCAATCCGTCACGCGATATTGAAGTAGATGCTTATTGTGATCTTAAAATCGCTTCTGAGGGTGACTGCTGTGCCAAATGTGGTGCCAAGTTCAACTTTACACGCGGTATTGAAGTAGGCCACATCTTCAAATTGGGTACCAAATATTCCGAAGCCATGAAAGCGGAATTTTTAACGGAAAAACAAACCTCTGAGCCTTTTATCATGGGTTGCTACGGCATTGGCATTAGCCGCGTGGTGGCTGCCGCCATTGAGCAAAGCCACGATGAAAATGGCATTATTTGGCCTGAGCCGATTGCTCCGTTTAACGTCTCTTTAGTGGCCATTGATTATGACTCTAACCCCGATGTTAAAAAAGCCGCTGATGAATTAACGGCCAAGTTGGAAAACGCGGGACTTACCGTACTCATGGACGACAGAGACGAAAGACCCGGTGTGAAATTTAAAGATGCCGACCTCATGGGTCTGCCCCACCGCGTGGTCATCAGCAGCCGCACCGTCAAAGAAAGTCAGTTTGAGTACAAACACCGCGCAGACAAAGAGGCTGTGCGCAAGAACCTATCCGACATGGATACTTTTGTAGCCGAACTGAAAAAATAA
- a CDS encoding ATP-dependent Clp protease ATP-binding subunit, whose protein sequence is MAKRFTENAQKIILIAQEEAKRLNHDYVGTEHIMLGLTALDGTVSNKILSSLGITFRKVRLEIEKMVGIGDSVMLLGEIPFTPRAKKVLEFAVEESQSLGTEHIGSEHILLGLVREEEGMASTIFQNLNVTLDSVRESTLTFLEGAQPSDLKEDSTSDFSQESDEEDVEEEIVVERTSKKETKSKTPTLDEYTRDLTALAEKGSLDPVIGREEEIERLVQILARRTKNNPVLIGEPGVGKTAIVEGLAQKMATGDISDVLSGKRLLGLDLASVVAGTKYRGEFEQRLKNIIDEAAADRNSIIFIDELHTLIGAGAAEGSMDASNMLKPALARGEIQCIGATTFDEYRKYIESDTAFERRFQPVTVEPPDVEQTVTILSGIRPKFEEHHKVFFTDGAVRAAAAIADRYITDRAMPDKAIDLFDEAGARARLKNSAMPDDVRQQQRIYQAAVAEKDQAIRNREFEKATQLKANEEALKKQLDELKTKWQEERNNRRVEVTEEDIAIVASKWTGIPVTRLTQSETDKILHMEDHLHKRIIGQEEAVRAVSQAIRRNRTGLGNPHRPIGGFLFLGPTGVGKTELAKSLATFLFGDEEAMVRLDMSEYMEKFAVSRLIGAPPGYVGYEEGGQLTEAVRRRPYSVVVLDELEKAHPDIYNILLQVLDEGSLTDNLGHKVSFKNCVIIMTSNVGARQITNKGNSLGFTASSTEEQQHAEMRQHVMDEVKKTFNPEFINRIDEIVVFHSLGKQHIGQILDLLLSNVEAKLTERQLTLQLTQEAKDFLIAEGYDEKYGARPLLRTIQRLLEDPLAENILVQQYPAGTQIIVDLEKENNKLAFARAVETTAV, encoded by the coding sequence ATGGCAAAACGATTTACGGAAAATGCGCAAAAAATTATTCTCATCGCGCAAGAAGAAGCCAAAAGGCTCAATCATGATTACGTCGGCACCGAACATATTATGCTGGGGTTAACAGCACTAGACGGCACTGTATCCAACAAAATATTATCTTCTTTAGGCATTACCTTTCGAAAGGTACGCTTAGAAATAGAAAAGATGGTCGGTATAGGAGATTCTGTAATGCTCTTGGGAGAAATCCCATTTACGCCGCGTGCGAAAAAAGTGCTGGAATTTGCGGTGGAAGAATCGCAAAGTCTAGGTACGGAGCACATCGGTAGCGAACATATTCTACTAGGTCTTGTACGTGAAGAAGAAGGCATGGCTAGTACCATTTTTCAAAATTTAAACGTCACGTTGGATTCCGTACGAGAAAGCACCCTTACTTTTTTAGAAGGGGCACAACCGTCTGATTTAAAAGAAGATTCCACCTCTGATTTCTCTCAAGAATCCGATGAAGAAGATGTTGAAGAAGAAATAGTGGTAGAACGCACTTCCAAAAAAGAAACCAAAAGCAAAACCCCTACGCTAGATGAATATACCCGAGATTTAACGGCACTGGCGGAAAAAGGCTCTTTGGACCCTGTTATCGGCAGAGAAGAAGAAATTGAACGTTTGGTCCAAATTTTGGCCCGCCGCACCAAAAATAATCCCGTCTTAATTGGTGAACCGGGCGTAGGTAAAACCGCCATTGTAGAAGGTCTTGCACAAAAAATGGCCACTGGTGATATTTCCGACGTTTTAAGCGGCAAACGATTGCTGGGCCTAGACTTGGCCTCTGTAGTGGCAGGCACCAAATATCGCGGTGAATTTGAGCAACGTCTTAAAAATATCATTGATGAAGCCGCCGCAGACCGCAATAGTATTATTTTTATAGATGAACTGCATACTCTTATCGGAGCAGGCGCAGCAGAAGGATCTATGGATGCCTCTAACATGCTCAAACCGGCTTTGGCACGTGGAGAAATACAATGCATCGGTGCCACAACCTTCGACGAATATCGTAAATATATTGAATCTGACACCGCTTTTGAACGTCGCTTTCAACCCGTCACGGTAGAGCCGCCCGATGTAGAGCAAACGGTCACCATTTTATCTGGCATACGCCCTAAATTTGAAGAGCACCACAAAGTATTTTTTACAGATGGTGCTGTTCGCGCTGCGGCCGCCATTGCAGACCGTTATATCACTGATCGCGCCATGCCGGACAAAGCCATCGATCTTTTTGACGAGGCCGGTGCGCGCGCTCGCTTGAAGAATTCTGCCATGCCCGATGATGTGCGCCAGCAACAACGCATATATCAAGCCGCTGTGGCCGAAAAAGACCAAGCAATTCGCAACCGTGAATTTGAAAAAGCCACCCAACTCAAAGCCAATGAAGAAGCCTTAAAAAAACAATTGGACGAACTGAAAACCAAGTGGCAGGAAGAACGCAATAATCGCCGTGTGGAAGTGACGGAAGAAGATATTGCTATCGTAGCCTCTAAATGGACCGGCATTCCCGTGACGCGCCTGACGCAAAGCGAAACCGACAAAATTTTGCACATGGAAGATCATTTGCATAAACGCATTATCGGTCAAGAAGAAGCCGTACGCGCCGTTTCTCAGGCCATTCGCCGCAACAGAACGGGGCTAGGAAACCCGCACCGTCCCATTGGGGGATTTTTATTCTTAGGCCCTACCGGTGTAGGAAAAACGGAACTTGCCAAAAGTTTAGCCACTTTCTTATTCGGTGACGAAGAAGCGATGGTGCGGTTGGACATGTCCGAATATATGGAAAAATTTGCCGTATCGCGCTTAATCGGGGCCCCTCCGGGCTATGTAGGCTATGAAGAAGGAGGCCAACTGACCGAAGCCGTACGCCGCCGCCCTTATAGCGTTGTCGTGCTGGACGAGTTAGAAAAGGCCCACCCCGATATCTATAATATTTTGTTGCAAGTATTAGATGAAGGTTCTTTAACCGATAATTTGGGGCATAAAGTAAGTTTTAAAAACTGTGTCATTATCATGACTTCAAACGTCGGTGCACGCCAAATCACCAACAAAGGCAACAGTTTGGGCTTTACCGCTTCTTCCACAGAGGAACAACAACATGCTGAAATGCGCCAACACGTCATGGACGAAGTGAAAAAGACCTTTAATCCTGAATTTATTAACCGTATTGACGAAATTGTGGTTTTCCACTCTTTGGGCAAACAACATATCGGCCAAATTTTAGATCTCTTGCTCAGCAATGTAGAGGCTAAACTGACCGAACGTCAATTAACCTTACAACTGACGCAAGAAGCCAAAGACTTCTTAATTGCAGAAGGCTATGATGAAAAATACGGCGCGCGTCCCCTGTTGCGCACGATACAACGCCTTTTGGAAGACCCGTTAGCAGAAAATATTTTGGTACAACAGTACCCTGCAGGCACTCAAATTATTGTAGACTTAGAAAAAGAAAACAATAAACTTGCTTTTGCACGCGCAGTAGAAACGACCGCCGTGTAA